A genomic region of Papaver somniferum cultivar HN1 chromosome 7, ASM357369v1, whole genome shotgun sequence contains the following coding sequences:
- the LOC113296752 gene encoding probable sucrose-phosphate synthase 3 — MAGNEWINGYLEAILDSGAGIDDAKPAAPLGGHFNPTKYFVEEVVTGVDETDLHRTWIKVVATRNARERSSRLENMCWRIWHLARKKKQLELEDVQRSTHRRWEREQGRRDATEDMSEDLSEGERGDTIGDMVSTPRKKFQRNLSNLEVWSDDNKGKKLYIVLISLHGLVRGEQMELGRDSDTGGQVKYVVELARALAMMPGVYRVDLFTRQISSPEVDWSYGEPTEMLASGVDDSGDEVGESSGAYIIRIPFGPRDKYLSKELLWPHIQEFVDGAVAHVLNMSRVLGEQIGEGQPIWPYVIHGHYADAGDSAALLSGALNVPMVLTGHSLGRNKLEQLLKQGRQSKEDINSTYKIMRRIEAEELSLDAAELVITSTKQEIDEQWGLYDGFDVKLEKVLRARARRGVNCHGRFMPRMVVIPPGMDFSSVEVQEDPPEAEGDLTSLIGGEGSSPRALPPIWAEVMRFLTNPHKPMILALSRPDPKKNLTTLLKAFGECRPLRELANLTLIMGNRDDIEEMSSGNASVLTTVLKLIDKYDLYGLVAYPKHHRQSDVPDIYRLAAKTRGVFINPALVEPFGLTLIEAAAHGLPMVATKNGGPVDIHQALNNGLLVDPHDQQAIADALLKLVAEKTLWHECRKNGWKNIHLFSWPEHCRTYLTRVAACRMRHPQWQTDTPVDDNVAQESLGDSLRDVQDMSLRLSVDGEKTSLNGSLEYDPAELEKLKAQGGPELQEQVKNVLSKIPKQAPQADEGKKQPENVPNKYPALRRRRKLIIIALDCYNKDGSPENKMLPIVQEIFKAVRSDAQTGRFSGFALSTAMPLSETLDFLKSGKIQVTEFDVLVCSSGSEVYYPGTYTTDDGKLYPDPDYMSHIDYRWGCDGLKRTIWKLMNIQEGRGEHEKSSSSPIEEDKKSCNDHCVSYLIKDPTRAKKVDEMRQKLRMRGLRCHLMYCRNSTRMQAIPLLASRSQALRYLFVRWGLNVANMYVVLGETGDTDYEELISGTHKTIIMKGVVVGKGSEELLRTVGSYMKDDIVPGESPLVAHTNAEAKADEISKALKQVSKAVGGRM; from the exons ATGGCTGGGAATGAGTGGATTAATGGATACTTGGAAGCGATTTTAGATAGTGGAGCTGGGATTGATGATGCGAAACCAGCAGCGCCATTAGGAGGACACTTTAATCCGACTAAATATTTTGTGGAAGAAGTTGTTACTGGTGTTGATGAGACTGATCTACATAGAACTTGGATTAAAGTTGTTGCTACTCGTAATGCTCGTGAACGTAGTTCTAGGCTTGAGAATATGTGTTGGAGAATTTGGCATCTAGCTCGAAAAAAGAAACAG TTGGAGTTGGAAGATGTTCAAAGATCGACGCACAGGAGATGGGAACGGGAGCAAGGTCGGAGGGATGCGACAGAAGATATGTCTGAAGATCTGTCTGAGGGTGAAAGAGGGGATACAATTGGAGATATGGTGTCTACTCCAAGGAAGAAATTCCAGAGAAATTTATCCAATTTAGAAGTATGGTCTGATGATAATAAAGGAAAGAAACTTTATATTGTTCTTATCAG TTTGCATGGTTTGGTCCGAGGAGAACAAATGGAGCTCGGACGAGACTCTGATACTGGTGGTCAG GTTAAGTATGTGGTAGAACTTGCTCGTGCTCTTGCTATGATGCCTGGTGTATACAGGGTAGACCTGTTTACGCGTCAAATTTCCTCACCTGAGGTTGATTGGAGTTATGGAGAACCAACAGAGATGTTAGCTTCTGGAGTGGATGATTCAGGAGATGAAGTTGGAGAGAGCAGTGGTGCGTATATTATAAGAATACCCTTTGGACCAAGGGATAAATACCTCAGCAAGGAATTGTTATGGCCCCATATTCAAGAGTTTGTAGATGGAGCGGTAGCTCACGTTCTTAATATGTCTAGGGTACTGGGTGAACAGATAGGTGAAGGCCAACCTATTTGGCCATATGTTATTCATGGACATTATGCAGATGCAGGGGATAGTGCAGCACTCCTTTCTGGTGCTTTAAATGTCCCCATGGTTCTTACTGGGCACTCACTTGGGAGGAACAAGTTGGAACAACTTCTTAAGCAAGGACGACAGTCAAAAGAGGATATTAACTCTACATACAAAATAATGCGCCGGATAGAAGCAGAGGAATTGTCGCTTGATGCTGCTGAGCTTGTTATAACAAGTACAAAACAAGAAATTGATGAACAGTGGGGATTGTATGATGGGTTTGATGTGAAGCTCGAGAAAGTTCTGCGTGCGCGTGCAAGACGTGGAGTGAATTGCCATGGTCGATTCATGCCAAGGATGGTT GTTATTCCTCCTGGTATGGACTTCAGCAGCGTTGAGGTTCAAGAAGATCCTCCTGAAGCTGAAGGTGATCTGACATCGCTTATTGGGGGTGAAGGGTCCTCTCCAAGGGCTCTGCCACCCATTTGGGCTGAA GTAATGCGTTTCCTGACAAATCCTCACAAGCCGATGATCTTGGCCTTGTCAAGACCAGATCCCAAGAAGAATCTTACCACTCTGTTGAAGGCCTTTGGTGAATGTCGCCCATTAAGAGAGCTAGCTAATCTT acgCTTATAATGGGAAACAGAGATGATATAGAAGAAATGTCCTCGGGTAATGCAAGTGTGCTTACAACAGTATTAAAATTGATTGACAAGTACGATCTCTATGGGCTTGTCGCCTACCCAAAGCATCACAGACAATCAGATGTTCCAGATATCTATCGTTTGGCTGCAAAAACAAGG GGAGTTTTTATAAATCCAGCTCTGGTGGAGCCTTTTGGTCTTACTTTAATTGAG GCTGCAGCTCATGGGTTGCCAATGGTGGCTACTAAAAATGGCGGTCCAGTTGACATTCATCAG GCATTGAACAACGGATTACTTGTGGACCCACATGATCAACAAGCAATTGCAGATGCACTACTAAAACTAGTAGCAGAGAAGACTTTATGGCATGAATGTAGGAAGAACGGGTGGAAGAATATACATCTCTTTTCGTGGCCGGAGCATTGCCGCACATACTTGACAAGAGTAGCAGCTTGTAGAATGAGGCACCCACAGTGGCAAACCGACACTCCAGTGGATGATAATGTTGCACAAGAATCTCTTGGTGACTCACTTAGGGATGTCCAAGATATGTCCCTTCGGCTCTCAGTTGACGGAGAGAAAACTTCGCTTAACGGGTCATTGGAATATGATCCAGCTGAGTTAGAGAAACTTAAAGCTCAAGGTGGTCCTGAGCTTCAAGAACAAGTGAAGAATGTTTTAAGTAAGATTCCTAAACAGGCTCCACAAGCTGATGAGGGAAAGAAACAGCCTGAGAATGTGCCGAACAAATACCCTGCACTCAGAAGACGACGTAAGTTGATAATTATCGCCCTAGATTGCTATAATAAGGATGGATCCCCTGAGAACAAGATGCTTCCAATAGTACAAGAGATATTCAAGGCAGTCCGATCAGATGCTCAAACTGGGAGGTTCTCAGGATTTGCACTCTCGACTGCTATGCCGTTGTCCGAAACACTGGATTTCTTGAAATCTGGGAAGATCCAAGTAACTGAATTTGATGTTTTGGTATGTAGTAGTGGGAGTGAAGTGTATTATCCTGGCACTTACACTACAGATGACGGAAAGCTCTATCCAGACCCAGATTACATGTCTCATATTGATTACCGTTGGGGTTGTGATGGTCTAAAAAGGACTATCTGGAAACTTATGAACATACAGGAAGGTCGTGGTGAACATGAGAAGTCCTCTTCAAGTCCCATTGAGGAAGACAAGAAATCGTGCAACGACCACTGTGTCTCATACTTGATCAAAGATCCTACTAGG GCAAAGAAAGTGGATGAGATGAGACAGAAGCTCCGGATGAGAGGTCTCCGATGTCATCTGATGTACTGCAGGAACTCGACAAGAATGCAAGCCATCCCTCTCCTTGCATCCCGATCACAGGCGCTCAG ATACCTCTTTGTTCGGTGGGGATTGAACGTGGCAAACATGTATGTGGTTCTTGGCGAGACCGGCGATACAGATTATGAAGAACTAATATCTGGGACCCATAAAACTATTATAATGAAAGGGGTGGTAGTAGGGAAAGGATCTGAAGAGTTACTGAGAACAGTTGGAAGTTACATGAAAGATGATATTGTCCCAGGCGAAAGCCCACTTGTGGCACACACAAATGCTGAAGCAAAAGCTGATGAAATCTCAAAGGCTTTAAAGCAGGTTTCAAAAGCTGTTGGTGGTAGAATGTAA
- the LOC113296753 gene encoding putative disease resistance protein RGA3, producing MAEAILVSGATEILKALTAVIANEIALVWAVKDDFKKLNDTLEMISAVTTDAENRQVSDEAVRLWLRKLKGAAYDADDLLDEFAYEVMRRKATFILLAKVKGLFTCSNRVGFRVKMAHRIKDVNQKFDDIAIEKARFHLQANSSMSKHANKNRDRSTLSCTGDSVVVGRESDKSEIVSLLINSAVNKHNQCEKISVIPIVGMGGLGKTKLAELAYNDESVKNYFNLRMWVYVSDDLDVEKVLRDIMESIDDNKYDNVSNIDVLVRHVGVKLRDKKYLLVLDDLWCEENDRWDRLKSCLMVGAEGSKVLVTTRKMHVARVVQGIHQPYHLKQLSADDCWSIIKEKAFSPGGASENPRMERIGKEIAEKCSGLPLAAKMLGNTLRSKKDEHDWSAIRDSDLLDKPEFRKSILPIIRLSYDDLPSMSKQCFTYCSIFPRGWEMDREALIQIWMAEGFLLSSREESMEDIGDKYFNNLLDHSLLQNVEKDEFGEIKNCKMHDLVHFLGRSVVGNDEWSIMKADEVVKFSDVRRLHLVFDDGNARKFPEDGNTATKLRTFIASEVGNCDKIGSVFSNINLRVIYMTGSLIQKLPASVSKLRHLRYLNLSRCSNIDGLQEGFFNHLYNLQTLVLQSCTSLSRLPDDFGSMKKLRHLDLSYTGIKVLPQSVTSLCDMRTLNISYCKSFEQLPRNIAGWKALQSLDISDTKVSELPDSITGLQNLAKLRLQSCPNLKRLPKEIVKMDSLKWLVISDTNIEELPVFSTCKTVH from the coding sequence ATGGCTGAAGCAATTCTTGTTAGTGGTGCAACTGAAATATTGAAAGCGTTGACCGCTGTTATTGCTAATGAGATTGCCTTGGTTTGGGCTGTTAAAGACGATTTCAAGAAGCTTAACGATACCTTGGAGATGATCTCTGCCGTAACTACTGATGCTGAGAATCGTCAAGTAAGTGATGAAGCTGTGAGACTTTGGCTGAGAAAACTCAAGGGTGCTGCTTATGATGCTGACGATCTACTAGATGAGTTCGCATATGAAGTTATGCGCCGGAAAGCAACATTCATTCTTTTAGCTAAGGTAAAGGGTCTTTTTACATGTTCTAATCGTGTAGGTTTCCGTGTCAAAATGGCTCACAGAATTAAAGATGTTAACCAAAAGTTTGATGATATTGCTATAGAGAAGGCTAGATTTCATTTACAAGCCAATAGTAGTATGTCTAAACATGCCAACAAGAATCGGGATCGGAGTACCCTGTCCTGCACAGGTGATTCAGTAGTGGTTGGAAGGGAAAGTGATAAATCAGAAATAGTAAGTTTATTGATCAATTCAGCAGTAAACAAACATAATCAATGTGAAAAaatatcggtcataccaataGTGGGTATGGGGGGACTAGGGAAGACAAAACTAGCTGAATTAGCCTACAACGACGAGTCTGTAAAGAACTACTTCAATCTCAGAATGTGGGTGTATGTGTCCGATGATCTTGATGTGGAAAAGGTTCTAAGAGATATCATGGAATCTATTGATGATAATAAGTATGACAATGTATCGAATATTGATGTGCTGGTACGTCATGTTGGTGTAAAGTTGAGAGACAAGAAGTATTTACTGGTACTAGATGACTTGTGGTGTGAAGAAAATGATCGATGGGATAGACTGAAAAGTTGTTTGATGGTAGGTGCGGAAGGAAGCAAGGTTTTAGTCACTACACGTAAAATGCATGTTGCACGGGTTGTCCAAGGGATCCATCAACCATACCATTTGAAACAATTATCAGCAGATGACTGCTGGTCTATCATAAAGGAAAAAGCTTTTTCTCCTGGTGGTGCGTCAGAGAATCCAAGAATGGAACGGATAGGCAAGGAAATTGCAGAAAAATGCTCTGGTTTACCCCTTGCGGCAAAAATGTTAGGGAATACTCTGCGCTCGAAGAAGGATGAGCACGACTGGTCTGCAATAAGAGACAGCGATCTTTTGGACAAACCGGAGTTTCGAAAGTCAATCTTACCGATAATAAGATTAAGTTATGACGATTTGCCATCAATGTCAAAGCAGTGTTTCACATATTGTTCTATATTTCCAAGGGGTTGGGAGATGGACCGAGAAGCTTTGATTCAAATATGGATGGCGGAAGGCTTCCTTCTATCATCTCGTGAAGAATCCATGGAAGATATTGGAGACAAGTATTTCAATAATTTGTTGGATCATTCATTACTCCAAAATGTGGAGAAGGATGAGTTTGGTGAGATTAAAAATTGTAAGATGCATGATCTGGTACATTTTCTTGGTCGAAGTGTTGTTGGCAACGATGAATGGTCAATCATGAAGGCCGATGAGGTTGTAAAGTTTTCAGACGTTCGGCGTTTGCATTTAGTCTTTGATGATGGAAATGCAAGAAAATTTCCAGAAGATGGGAATACTGCAACTAAGTTGCGCACATTCATTGCCAGTGAAGTAGGCAACTGCGATAAAATTGGAAGTGTGTTCAGTAACATTAATTTGCGCGTAATATATATGACTGGTTCATTGATTCAGAAGTTACCAGCTTCGGTTTCAAAGTTGAGACATTTGAGGTATCTAAACCTCTCGAGATGTAGTAATATTGATGGTCTACAAGAAGGGTTTTTCAACCATCTCTATAATTTGCAGACATTGGTATTACAGAGTTGCACATCTCTTTCGAGACTTCCTGATGACTTTGGATCGATGAAAAAGTTACGGCATCTTGATCTTTCATATACAGGAATAAAGGTATTGCCGCAGTCAGTTACTAGTCTCTGCGACATGCGCACATTGAATATCTCATATTGCAAAAGTTTTGAACAGTTACCGAGAAACATTGCTGGTTGGAAAGCTCTGCAGAGTCTTGATATTTCAGATACAAAGGTTAGTGAATTACCCGATTCTATCACTGGTCTCCAAAATTTGGCGAAGTTGAGACTGCAATCGTGTCCCAATCTTAAAAGATTACCCAAAGAAATTGTGAAAATGGATAGTCTAAAATGGCTTGTCATCTCTGATACAAATATTGAAGAATTGCCTGTGTTTTCTACTTGTAAAACTGTGCACTAA
- the LOC113296757 gene encoding putative disease resistance protein RGA3, whose amino-acid sequence MWVYVSDDFDMEKVLRDIMEPIAGNKYDSGSNVDVLVRHVRANLKDKKYLLVLDDLWSDEIEKWDKLKSFLMDGAEGSTVLVTTRKFHVARSLQGNIPPYHLKHLSADDCWSIIKERTFSPGGENPRMVQIGKEIANKCSGLPLAAKMLANIMHSKKGESEWVGIRESDVLDRPEFQSTILPIIKLSYDDLPSMLKQCFSYCSIFPRGWEMNRETLIQIWMAEGFLLPSREGINMEDIGDEYFNNLLCHSLLQKCRDG is encoded by the coding sequence ATGTGGGTTTATGTGTCTGATGATTTTGATATGGAAAAGGTTTTAAGAGATATCATGGAGCCCATTGCTGGCAATAAGTATGACAGTGGATCGAATGTGGATGTACTGGTACGTCATGTTCGTGCaaatttgaaagacaagaagtATTTGCTAGTACTGGATGACTTGTGGAGTGATGAAATTGAGAAATGGGACAAGCTAAAAAGTTTCTTGATGGATGGTGCAGAAGGAAGTACAGTTTTAGTAACTACGCGTAAATTTCATGTCGCGCGGAGCCTCCAAGGGAACATTCCACCGTACCATTTGAAACATTTATCAGCAGATGACTGCTGGTCTATCATCAAGGAAAGAACATTTTCTCCTGGTGGGGAGAATCCAAGAATGGTACAGATAGGCAAGGAAATTGCGAATAAGTGTTCTGGTTTACCGCTTGCGGCAAAAATGTTGGCAAATATTATGCATTCGAAGAAGGGGGAGAGCGAGTGGGTTGGAATTAGGGAAAGCGATGTTTTGGACAGGCCAGAGTTTCAAAGCACAATCTTACCGATCATAAAGTTAAGTTATGACGATTTGCCATCAATGTTGAAGCAGTGTTTCTCATATTGTTCTATCTTTCCGAGGGGTTGGGAGATGAATCGAGAAACTTTGATCCAGATATGGATGGCAGAAGGCTTCCTTCTGCCATCTCGTgaaggaattaacatggaagataTCGGAGACGAGTATTTTAACAATTTATTGTGTCATTCGTTACTTCAAAAATGCAGAGATGGATGA